One region of Malania oleifera isolate guangnan ecotype guangnan chromosome 6, ASM2987363v1, whole genome shotgun sequence genomic DNA includes:
- the LOC131158128 gene encoding uncharacterized protein LOC131158128, giving the protein MATSSRTKQSGPVLHTSSAFQRSISPSGRFCSSSSSAFASSISTFSSPSSSLLGRPSSPTRVNLCGTGQSSRSVRFAIDRPVSPNRSFAVSHQVVKKPSNNGFSGKKKTCMCSPTTHPGSFRCSLHKNLSGNHTPRGQSQMASYHSNGLDARRSAMKNSLVRIGTVEGEWVKRALATLIRPSSHQQRRRAAFQPRPSRLSITSKAEDP; this is encoded by the coding sequence ATGGCGACCTCGTCTAGAACCAAGCAAAGCGGACCTGTTCTCCACACATCGAGCGCCTTTCAAAGGTCAATTTCTCCTTCGGGGAGGTTCTGCTCATCGTCTTCTTCAGCATTCGCTTCATCGATTTCGACTTTCTCCTCTCCGTCTTCGAGTCTCTTGGGGAGGCCATCTTCTCCGACTCGCGTCAATCTGTGTGGCACCGGACAGTCGTCTCGTTCTGTCCGGTTCGCCATTGATCGACCGGTTTCTCCCAACCGATCGTTCGCTGTCTCGCATCAGGTCGTGAAGAAGCCGAGCAACAATGGCTTCTCCGGCAAGAAGAAGACGTGTATGTGCTCGCCGACGACGCATCCGGGGTCGTTTCGGTGCAGTTTGCACAAGAATTTGAGTGGCAATCACACTCCCCGTGGTCAGAGTCAAATGGCGTCGTATCATTCGAACGGGTTGGATGCTAGGAGATCGGCTATGAAGAACTCGCTGGTGCGAATCGGCACTGTGGAGGGCGAATGGGTGAAGAGAGCTCTGGCGACTTTGATAAGGCCATCCTCGCATCAGCAGAGGAGAAGAGCCGCTTTCCAGCCGCGGCCGAGTCGGCTCTCCATCACGTCGAAGGCTGAAGATCCTTAG